GTACCCGATTCTTTTTCTTTCCTTAAATCCCCGGTCTTTTGTCTGCAGTTCCGCTAGGGTTTGATTTATTAATTCGAGTTGCATCCGAGTGTCTTCGTTTATGTCGTTTTGGTCGGTAAAAACATCTTCGATGTATTCTTTTAGTTCCTTTAATTCGTTTTTTAGTTCACCGATATTATCAACAGGAGAGATATGTATTAATTGACGCATTGCGACAAAGGCTCGCATGATACCCCTATTTATCTCGATGGCAGTTGGTGAATTAAGAACACTGCTAAGCATCGCTACACCTAATTCTGTGAAAGCAAAAGGGGTATATTTTATGTTGGATCCTCTTCCTTTGTTCAAGATCACAATTTGTGATCTTGAAATTTCTTCTTTGGTAAGTTCAAACATGAAATCTTCTCCTTCAAAACGTGCTGAATTACGTCTGACTGCTTGTTTAAGTACCCTAGTTTCAATACTATACAGCTCTGCCAGATCGAAATCTAACATTACTTTCTGTCCCCTGATCTCATATATTTTACTTTGTATAATTTGCAAGTTAGCCATAATTACGCTTATGTTGTTCTATACAAATGTAGGGAAAAACGAGAATAG
The window above is part of the Butyricimonas paravirosa genome. Proteins encoded here:
- a CDS encoding ORF6N domain-containing protein, with amino-acid sequence MANLQIIQSKIYEIRGQKVMLDFDLAELYSIETRVLKQAVRRNSARFEGEDFMFELTKEEISRSQIVILNKGRGSNIKYTPFAFTELGVAMLSSVLNSPTAIEINRGIMRAFVAMRQLIHISPVDNIGELKNELKELKEYIEDVFTDQNDINEDTRMQLELINQTLAELQTKDRGFKERKRIGYKLPGCEEEEKK